The Gordonia sp. KTR9 genome contains a region encoding:
- a CDS encoding MlaD family protein — MNIATDGRNPSLLQYVLRGVAFLLVLLVIFVLLFMRYQGTFSKTVAVTADLVDVGDGLSNGADVRYNGLIVGTVKSIAVDDDSQADAARLIKNVGIDIEPAQAEGIPASVTARTVPSNLFGVNSVELVPPAEVGTDRLSAGDVIPADKSLETIKLQDAQNELKQILDAVPPEELAQVLGTIADALKGGGSVFGSFVGVLRNYFDSINAQFPPGAPPGFDNFDAALTGLSQSAPQLLDTLGRSVIPAVTLAEKQRDLTAVLTASQGLIDQTQLLFARNGDGGQRIVTDLNRMLGALVLEPNSLPQGVIALNNLAARVLTVFTGTNGHVQLNIGVSFGAFQRYTRQNCPVYDGGPYGTLRGPGCVGPGTGTGPTMSGPLSIYPSDGMRRNKPVGNVTTDADNKTLGTVLRRTPSAADTIMLGPLVQSLDVRNATGPGGGDGQGGGR; from the coding sequence GTGAACATCGCGACCGACGGACGTAATCCCTCACTGCTGCAGTACGTGCTGCGGGGCGTCGCCTTCCTGCTCGTCCTGCTCGTCATCTTCGTGCTGCTCTTCATGCGTTACCAGGGGACGTTCAGCAAGACGGTGGCCGTGACCGCCGACCTCGTCGATGTCGGCGACGGCCTCTCCAACGGCGCCGACGTCCGGTACAACGGGCTCATCGTCGGGACGGTCAAGTCCATCGCCGTCGACGACGACTCGCAGGCCGACGCCGCCCGGCTGATCAAGAACGTGGGCATCGACATCGAGCCCGCCCAGGCCGAGGGGATCCCCGCGTCGGTGACCGCGCGGACGGTTCCGTCGAACCTGTTCGGCGTCAACTCCGTCGAACTGGTCCCGCCCGCCGAGGTGGGCACCGACCGGTTGTCCGCGGGGGATGTGATCCCGGCCGACAAGTCGCTCGAGACGATCAAACTGCAGGACGCCCAGAACGAGCTGAAGCAGATCCTCGACGCCGTACCGCCGGAAGAACTCGCGCAGGTCCTCGGCACCATCGCCGACGCACTCAAAGGCGGCGGATCGGTGTTCGGGTCGTTCGTCGGTGTGTTGCGGAACTACTTCGACTCCATCAACGCCCAGTTTCCGCCGGGCGCGCCTCCCGGTTTCGACAATTTCGACGCCGCGCTCACCGGACTGTCGCAGTCGGCGCCGCAACTCCTCGACACGTTGGGGCGCAGTGTGATCCCGGCGGTGACGCTCGCGGAGAAGCAGCGTGACCTGACCGCTGTGCTGACGGCGAGCCAGGGACTGATCGATCAGACCCAGTTGCTCTTCGCACGCAACGGCGACGGCGGCCAGCGCATCGTGACCGATCTGAACCGGATGCTGGGTGCGCTTGTCCTGGAACCGAACTCGCTGCCCCAGGGCGTGATCGCACTCAACAATCTGGCCGCTCGGGTGCTGACGGTGTTCACCGGCACCAACGGGCACGTACAGCTCAACATCGGGGTCAGTTTCGGCGCCTTCCAGCGCTACACCCGGCAGAACTGTCCGGTGTACGACGGCGGCCCCTACGGAACCCTGCGCGGTCCGGGGTGCGTCGGGCCGGGAACGGGGACCGGGCCGACGATGTCGGGTCCGCTGTCGATCTATCCCTCCGACGGAATGCGCCGCAACAAGCCGGTCGGCAACGTGACCACCGATGCCGACAACAAGACCCTCGGCACGGTGTTGCGCCGCACCCCGTCGGCAGCCGACACGATCATGCTGGGACCGCTCGTCCAGTCGCTCGACGTGCGGAACGCCACCGGGCCCGGTGGCGGCGACGGCCAAGGAGGGGGACGATGA
- a CDS encoding MlaE family ABC transporter permease: MTASRYVPPALRPLEAAKSVYRGPRDALAAMGHLITFLVRSIVAVPLAFRHYSKEVWRLLADVAWGNGAIVVGGGTVGVMVILGIMGGATVGIEGYTALNLLGMSPVTGGLSAFATTREIAPLLAATAFTAQSGCRFTAQLGSMRIAEEIDALEAIAIRPLPYLVTTRMCAAVLAIVPLYSVSLAANYLACQFMFMVQSGQGGGTYLYYFNQFLVSWDMLFSFIKVIVFVLLTTFIQCYYGYFASGGPEGVGVAAGHAIRLAIIVIVFANLVMTLVFWGTSPGIKISG, translated from the coding sequence ATGACCGCGTCACGGTATGTGCCTCCGGCCCTGCGGCCGCTCGAGGCCGCCAAGTCGGTGTACCGCGGTCCGCGTGATGCGCTCGCCGCGATGGGCCACCTGATCACCTTCCTGGTCCGGTCCATCGTTGCGGTGCCGCTGGCGTTCCGCCACTACAGCAAAGAGGTCTGGCGTCTCCTGGCCGACGTGGCGTGGGGCAACGGTGCCATCGTGGTCGGCGGCGGCACCGTCGGCGTCATGGTGATCCTCGGGATCATGGGTGGCGCGACGGTGGGGATCGAGGGCTACACCGCCCTCAACCTGCTCGGCATGTCGCCGGTGACCGGTGGTCTGTCCGCATTCGCGACGACCCGTGAGATCGCGCCGCTGCTCGCCGCCACCGCGTTCACCGCACAGTCGGGATGCCGGTTCACCGCGCAGTTGGGGTCGATGCGCATCGCGGAGGAGATCGACGCGCTCGAGGCGATCGCGATCCGGCCGCTGCCCTATCTCGTCACCACCCGGATGTGTGCCGCGGTCCTGGCGATCGTGCCGCTCTACTCGGTGTCGCTGGCCGCGAACTACCTCGCCTGCCAGTTCATGTTCATGGTGCAGAGCGGTCAGGGCGGCGGCACCTACCTGTACTACTTCAACCAGTTCCTCGTCTCGTGGGACATGTTGTTCTCGTTCATCAAGGTGATCGTCTTCGTCCTGCTCACGACCTTCATCCAGTGCTACTACGGCTACTTCGCCTCAGGGGGCCCCGAAGGTGTGGGAGTTGCTGCCGGACATGCCATCCGCCTCGCGATCATCGTCATCGTGTTCGCGAATCTGGTCATGACACTCGTGTTCTGGGGCACTTCGCCCGGAATCAAGATCTCGGGATGA
- a CDS encoding MlaE family ABC transporter permease: MSTNAVTSDDEEVGRKRPGAVRSWYDGHIVASFDTFGRQLGMFVEVFRTLFVDLFKRRFPFGEFVRQCAFMASTSVFPTLLVAIPIGVIVSIQVSNIAGQVGATSFSGAATGLGVIRQGAPLVTSLLLAGAVGSAIAADLGSRTIRDEIDAMRVMGVNPIERLISPRLLATMVVSFLLCGFVCFVGFITGYVFNVYFQGGTPGSYTGTFASFATTSDLMFALAKAVIFGAIVAIVACDRGLSTKGGPAGVANSVNAAVVNSVLLLFTVNVILTQLFTILFPAKVV; the protein is encoded by the coding sequence TTGAGCACTAACGCAGTCACCTCGGACGACGAGGAGGTGGGTCGCAAGAGACCGGGGGCGGTTCGGTCGTGGTATGACGGCCATATCGTCGCCTCGTTCGACACCTTCGGACGCCAGCTCGGCATGTTCGTCGAGGTGTTCCGGACGCTCTTCGTCGATCTCTTCAAGCGACGCTTCCCGTTCGGCGAGTTCGTCCGGCAGTGCGCCTTCATGGCCAGCACCTCGGTCTTCCCGACGCTCCTCGTCGCCATCCCGATCGGCGTCATCGTGTCGATCCAGGTGTCCAACATCGCCGGTCAGGTCGGTGCGACCTCGTTCTCCGGTGCCGCCACGGGCCTGGGCGTGATCCGGCAGGGCGCCCCGCTGGTCACCTCGTTGCTCCTGGCCGGTGCCGTCGGTTCGGCCATCGCCGCCGACCTCGGCTCGCGCACCATCCGCGACGAGATCGACGCGATGCGCGTCATGGGCGTCAACCCGATCGAGCGCCTCATCTCGCCTCGACTGCTCGCCACCATGGTGGTCAGCTTCCTGCTCTGTGGCTTCGTCTGCTTCGTCGGGTTCATCACCGGTTACGTCTTCAACGTCTACTTCCAGGGCGGGACACCGGGCAGTTACACCGGCACCTTCGCGTCCTTCGCGACCACCTCCGACCTGATGTTCGCGTTGGCCAAGGCCGTCATATTCGGCGCGATCGTGGCGATCGTCGCCTGCGATCGCGGCCTCTCGACGAAGGGCGGGCCCGCCGGCGTGGCCAACTCGGTCAACGCCGCCGTCGTCAACTCGGTCCTGCTGCTGTTCACGGTGAACGTGATCCTGACGCAGCTGTTCACGATCCTGTTCCCGGCGAAGGTGGTGTGA
- the treZ gene encoding malto-oligosyltrehalose trehalohydrolase — translation MRVWAPTAQVVELVTTTGTGSGPSRIAMSAARGGWWQVDAAPAADGEDELRYGFSVDGGPPRPDPRAVRLPGGVHELSALFTVDADTWTDAAWAGRDIRGAVVYELHLGTFTPAGTLDSAIDRLDHLVDLGVDFVELMPVNAFNGDHNWGYDGVGWYAVQESYGGPASLARFVDACHAKGLGVVLDVVYNHLGPSGNYLPDFGPYLSEGTTSWGSSVNLSDPDSDEVRAFIIGTALRWFSEFHVDALRLDAVHALADHRAVHILEELAAATDDLAAELGRPLSLIAESDLNDPRMILPRTANGLGLTAQWDDDIHHAIHTLVSGERQGYYADFGSYECLAKVLTGGFFHDGTYSSFRRRHHGRPIPTGTVPASALLAYTCNHDQIGNRAIGDRPSAYLDGGQLAIKAALVLLSPFTPMLFMGEEWAAATPFQFFTSHPEPELGRATAEGRKSEFAEHGWDSDDVPDPQDPATFERSKLDWTELDRPDHARVLDFYRTLIALRKAEAALHDPTFGSVSVDFDEAAGWFAMHRGDWSVVCIPGDQQVTVPVTLDVESAWEPVRSDDTGLSSPGHNVIVGRRSPAHNDS, via the coding sequence ATCCGCGTCTGGGCGCCGACGGCGCAGGTCGTCGAGCTCGTGACCACGACGGGGACGGGGTCGGGGCCGAGTCGGATCGCGATGTCGGCGGCGCGGGGTGGGTGGTGGCAGGTCGATGCCGCACCGGCCGCCGACGGCGAGGACGAACTCCGCTACGGCTTCTCGGTCGACGGTGGGCCGCCGCGTCCGGATCCGCGCGCCGTGCGCCTGCCGGGCGGGGTGCACGAACTGTCCGCGCTGTTCACCGTCGACGCCGACACCTGGACCGACGCCGCGTGGGCCGGCCGCGACATCCGGGGTGCGGTCGTCTACGAGCTGCACCTGGGTACGTTCACACCCGCGGGCACACTCGACTCCGCGATCGACCGACTCGACCATCTCGTCGACCTGGGGGTCGACTTCGTCGAACTGATGCCGGTCAACGCGTTCAACGGCGACCACAACTGGGGTTACGACGGCGTCGGCTGGTACGCGGTCCAGGAGAGTTACGGCGGTCCCGCCTCGCTGGCCCGGTTCGTCGACGCCTGCCACGCCAAGGGGCTCGGCGTCGTCCTCGACGTCGTGTACAACCACCTCGGACCGTCCGGCAACTACCTACCCGACTTCGGGCCCTACCTCAGCGAGGGCACGACGTCCTGGGGGTCGTCGGTCAACCTGTCCGATCCGGACTCCGACGAGGTGCGCGCCTTCATCATCGGAACCGCGTTGCGGTGGTTCTCCGAGTTCCACGTCGACGCACTGCGCCTCGACGCCGTTCATGCGCTCGCCGACCACCGCGCCGTCCACATCCTGGAGGAGCTCGCCGCCGCGACCGATGATCTCGCCGCCGAGCTAGGGCGCCCCCTGTCGCTGATCGCCGAGAGCGACCTGAACGATCCCCGCATGATCCTGCCGCGCACCGCCAACGGACTCGGGCTCACCGCGCAGTGGGACGACGACATCCACCACGCGATCCACACCCTGGTGTCCGGCGAGCGGCAGGGGTACTACGCCGACTTCGGCAGCTACGAGTGCCTCGCGAAAGTCCTCACCGGCGGCTTCTTCCACGACGGCACCTACTCGTCGTTCCGCAGACGCCATCACGGGCGGCCGATCCCGACCGGCACGGTGCCCGCCTCGGCCCTGCTCGCCTACACCTGCAATCACGACCAGATCGGCAACCGCGCCATCGGCGACCGTCCGAGTGCCTACCTCGACGGCGGACAGCTGGCGATCAAGGCGGCACTGGTCCTGCTGTCCCCCTTCACCCCGATGCTGTTCATGGGCGAGGAGTGGGCCGCGGCGACGCCCTTCCAGTTCTTCACCTCCCACCCGGAACCGGAACTCGGCCGGGCGACCGCCGAGGGACGCAAGTCGGAATTCGCCGAGCACGGCTGGGACAGCGACGATGTGCCCGATCCGCAGGACCCGGCGACCTTCGAGCGGTCGAAGCTGGACTGGACCGAACTCGATCGGCCCGACCACGCACGTGTGCTCGACTTCTACCGGACCCTGATCGCGTTGCGGAAAGCCGAAGCAGCACTGCATGATCCGACCTTCGGCTCGGTGTCCGTCGACTTCGACGAGGCGGCGGGCTGGTTCGCGATGCACCGCGGCGACTGGTCGGTGGTGTGCATCCCCGGCGATCAACAGGTGACCGTGCCCGTCACCCTCGACGTCGAGTCGGCCTGGGAGCCCGTCCGATCCGACGACACCGGGCTCAGCTCGCCGGGCCACAACGTCATCGTCGGACGCCGGAGTCCGGCCCACAACGATTCCTAG
- the ilvA gene encoding threonine ammonia-lyase IlvA: MAVVSTHHVPVHQQALSVDAIEAASIRIADAVARTPLEICPRLSAGSGAEIFLKREDLQAVRSYKLRGAYNVMAQLSAEELARGVVAASAGNHAQGVAFACRSMGVHGRIYVPTTTPKQKRDRIRWHGGDFVELRAVGETYDAAAAAAQDDVMRTGAVWIHAFDDPRTAAGQGTIAHEIVEQLGRVPDVVVAPVGGGGCLAGMATYFRGISDDVTIVGVEPTGAVSLSAALVNGGPVTLDEIDPFVDGAAVKRIGSIGHRVLSDLGATVTDHPVLADIAPTPAVRVVPDERFAPVPGSAHITHVDEGAICSAMLELYQNEGIIAEPAGALAVAVLDKLQLPADATVVCLVSGGNNDVSRYGEIIERSLVHRGLKHYFLVDFPQEPGALRRFLDEVLGPDDDITLFEYVKRNNRETGAALVGVELGHRDGLGGLMDRMAHSRLHCERLEPGSPAYAYLT; the protein is encoded by the coding sequence ATGGCTGTCGTGAGTACGCACCACGTCCCGGTCCATCAGCAGGCATTGTCGGTAGACGCGATAGAAGCCGCGTCGATCCGCATCGCCGACGCGGTGGCGCGTACCCCCCTCGAGATCTGCCCGCGGCTGTCGGCCGGCTCCGGTGCCGAGATCTTCCTGAAGCGTGAGGACCTCCAGGCGGTCCGTTCCTACAAATTGCGCGGTGCCTACAACGTGATGGCGCAGCTGTCGGCGGAGGAGCTCGCGCGCGGGGTCGTCGCCGCCAGTGCCGGCAACCACGCACAAGGCGTTGCGTTCGCCTGCCGGAGCATGGGGGTACACGGACGCATCTACGTCCCGACCACCACGCCCAAGCAGAAGCGGGACCGAATCCGTTGGCACGGAGGCGACTTCGTCGAACTCCGGGCCGTCGGGGAAACCTACGACGCTGCTGCGGCGGCCGCTCAGGACGACGTGATGCGCACCGGAGCGGTGTGGATCCACGCGTTCGACGACCCGCGGACCGCGGCCGGGCAGGGGACCATCGCGCACGAGATCGTCGAACAGCTCGGTCGCGTCCCCGACGTCGTCGTCGCGCCGGTCGGCGGCGGCGGATGTCTGGCCGGGATGGCGACCTACTTCCGCGGTATCTCCGACGACGTGACGATCGTCGGCGTCGAACCGACCGGTGCGGTGTCGCTGAGCGCCGCACTCGTCAACGGCGGACCGGTCACCCTCGACGAGATCGATCCCTTCGTCGACGGCGCGGCGGTCAAGCGGATCGGGTCCATCGGACACCGGGTGCTGTCGGACCTGGGTGCGACCGTCACCGACCACCCGGTTCTCGCCGACATCGCCCCGACCCCTGCCGTGCGGGTGGTGCCCGACGAGCGGTTCGCGCCTGTCCCGGGATCGGCACACATCACCCACGTCGACGAAGGTGCCATCTGCTCGGCGATGCTCGAGCTGTACCAGAACGAGGGGATCATCGCCGAACCCGCGGGCGCCCTCGCCGTCGCCGTGCTCGACAAGCTGCAGCTGCCCGCGGACGCCACCGTGGTGTGCCTCGTGTCCGGGGGCAACAACGACGTGTCCCGGTACGGCGAGATCATCGAGCGCTCACTGGTCCACCGGGGCCTCAAGCACTACTTCCTCGTCGACTTCCCCCAGGAGCCGGGCGCATTGCGACGTTTCCTCGACGAGGTGCTCGGGCCCGACGACGACATCACGTTGTTCGAGTACGTCAAGCGGAACAACCGGGAGACCGGTGCCGCCCTGGTCGGTGTCGAGTTGGGGCACCGCGACGGACTCGGCGGGCTCATGGACCGGATGGCCCACTCCCGCCTGCACTGTGAGCGGCTCGAACCGGGTTCCCCGGCGTACGCCTACCTCACGTAG
- a CDS encoding SMP-30/gluconolactonase/LRE family protein, with product MITRRTLAPRPRRLSRLAALGAAAALAVGLAAAVDPAPAAAAPVCAGAGQPARLVGSVPGAALEGLTVDAGGRLYTTDLISGRVYRLAGPGAPAVPIARVPGGSGAGALAWTPGGTLLVGYGADPRVFVGDALRHASIARLDVNTRALRPWVSGLSAANGMDVSARGNVYATNDFGNLIGRVSPNGAVQGAWGALPSANGAVLGRGDGWLYVSRTFVNPGVSRISTANPRVVQNLLTVGAPSTPDGLTLDSRDRPIVPFNATGEIVRVTSPGSYCVLAAGLPTSSVLSYGRGNRGFSAGRLFRAGFDGRIYEIPGGFDAGATAAVPGR from the coding sequence ATGATCACTCGTCGAACTCTCGCACCTCGCCCGCGTCGCCTGTCGCGGCTGGCCGCACTCGGTGCGGCCGCCGCATTGGCGGTCGGCCTCGCAGCCGCCGTGGATCCCGCCCCGGCCGCGGCCGCCCCGGTGTGTGCGGGCGCCGGCCAGCCGGCGCGACTCGTCGGCTCGGTCCCCGGTGCGGCGCTCGAAGGTCTGACCGTCGACGCGGGCGGTCGCCTCTACACCACCGACCTCATCTCCGGTCGCGTGTACCGCCTCGCCGGACCGGGAGCACCTGCCGTTCCGATCGCACGCGTGCCGGGGGGTAGCGGAGCGGGTGCGCTGGCATGGACCCCCGGCGGCACCCTGCTGGTCGGGTACGGCGCGGACCCGCGGGTCTTCGTCGGCGACGCGCTGCGGCACGCGTCCATCGCCCGCCTCGACGTCAACACCCGCGCGCTGCGCCCCTGGGTGTCGGGACTCTCGGCGGCCAACGGGATGGATGTGTCGGCCCGCGGAAACGTGTACGCCACCAACGACTTCGGCAATCTCATCGGGCGGGTGAGCCCGAACGGTGCCGTGCAGGGGGCCTGGGGAGCACTGCCGAGCGCCAACGGGGCGGTCCTCGGTCGCGGCGACGGGTGGCTCTACGTGTCGAGGACCTTCGTGAACCCGGGTGTCAGCCGGATCTCCACCGCGAACCCGCGGGTCGTGCAGAATCTGCTCACCGTGGGCGCGCCGTCGACTCCGGACGGACTGACCCTGGATTCGCGCGACCGTCCGATCGTGCCGTTCAACGCGACGGGCGAGATCGTGCGGGTCACCTCGCCGGGCAGCTATTGCGTGCTGGCGGCCGGACTACCGACCTCGAGTGTCCTGTCGTACGGACGGGGGAACCGCGGATTCTCGGCGGGACGATTGTTCCGCGCCGGATTCGACGGGCGTATCTATGAGATCCCGGGCGGATTCGACGCCGGAGCGACGGCTGCCGTCCCGGGCAGGTAG